The stretch of DNA ATGAAAATTATTCTACTGTTTTACATTTATTTGTAAATAATGCTCAAAACTTTGCCGCAGAAGTTATCATACACGAAGAAAATGATAAAATCTATTTTTATGAAAACAATGAATTTAAGTTATTATTTGACTATAGCATAAGCATAGGGGATACTTTGGAATATTTCCTGCCATCGAATGCTCATTTTTTTGAAGTTGGTTGCGGAGGACTTCCGAGTCAACCCGACACAATTTATTATGCCTTAATAATAGACATAGATACACTTCAGATTGCTGATAATGAACTTTTAGAATTTCATACCGAAACTGTTGTACCGGAAGAGTACGACCACCATTCATATTCACTATGGGATTTGGGAGTTTTTACTAAATATTTAGGTTCAAATCGCGGCTTGTTTGGAATGTCTGTAAATCAATGTTTGGCAGGATATTTGGGTTTTTTAAGATGTTATGAGGATAATACCATCAGCTATTTATTACATGAGCCTTGTGATTTTTCAACAACAAATATTTCCGAAACCAAAAATTGTAAGGAAGTTCGAATATATCCAAACCCTCTTAAAGATATTTTAAACATTACAATTTCCGAAGGAGAAAAAATCAATTTTCAACTTTTTAATATTAATGGGAAAACAATTTTAGATAAAAACTTGCATAAAACTTCTCAGATATTTATAAATCAATTAAAACCCGGCTTATATTTTTATAGTATTACTGTAAACGAAGAAAGAAAAACAGGTAAATTAATTAAGGAATAGTAATTATTCAGTTTGTTTGTATGAAATTGATTTAAGAAGCTTTATTAATAGGAAAATTGAGTTGCATAGTGGATTATTTTCATAAACTAATTATCAGGTTTTGATACTTTGAGAAACTTCGTGATTTAACTTTGAGAAACATTGTGTAACTAAAAAAAGTAGCTCCATTACTAAGTTCTGCACAAAGTCACACTATATTTTGAGATGTTGTTAATATTCATTAAAACTATACCACCAATATTCATCAAAAGTATACCATTAAACCAGAGCTTCATTTATGTAGTGAAGCGTAGCGAAACGGAATAAATGAAGCTCTGGTTTACACTAAATTATTGTTAAACCGTCTTAGAATAATTAGCAAAACTAAGACACAATGCATGGTATAGAGATGAAAATTACAGTGAAAACATTATTGGATAAGGGCTTTAGTCAGCGAGCCATATCTAGAGAATTAGGGATAAGCAGAGTAACTGTGAAAAAGTATTTAGAAGAAATAAATACTACAGGTATCAAGGTTCCAAAAATAGAAAAGGGGAAAAAGCTTGACAAGTACAAAGAATCAATAGAAGAATGGTTTCAGCAGGGGTTAACTGGTATTTTAATACAAGAAAAGTTGCTTAAAGAAAAGTCTTTTAAAGTTAGTTATGCCAGTGTTTCAAGATTCTTACAACAATTTAAAGACCCTGAGGTTTATATTCCTCTAATAGCTAAGCCTGGAGAGGAAGGACAGGTTGATTTTGGCTATTTGGGTAAGTTTATAAAGGATGGAAAGACTGTTAAGGTTTGGTGCTTTTCTATTGTTTTATCACATAGTAGATACAGTTACCATTGCCTTGTTACAAATCAAAATGTGGAAAGCTTTATCAGGTGCCACATAAAATCATTTGAGTATTTTGGTGCAGTTCCCGATACTGTAAAAATAGATAATTTAAAAGCAGGGGTTATTACTCCTAATTTTTATGAGCCTACAATACAAGTACAATATGCAGATTTTTTAAATCATTATAATTGTGCTCCTATTACTGCAAGAATCAGGCGTGGACAAGATAAAGGGAAAGCTGAATCAGGGGTTAAATATGTAAAAAACAACTTTCTAAAAAGAGTAGAACATAAAGATTACTATCAGTTAGAAAAAGACCTTTTGGATTGGACTACAAACATTTGCAATAAACGACTGCATGGCACAACAAAGAGAGTTCCTGAAGATGTGTATTTTACATCAGAAAAAAAGCAGATGCAGCCTTTGCCTGAAAAACGCTATGAACTATTTACAATAGAACATCGCAAGGTAAACACATATGGACACATAAGCTATAAAAATAATTTTTATTCGGTGCCATATACTTTTATTGGTAAAAAACTAATAATTAAATCTAATGGTACTCTATTAAAGATTTATGATGATGCCAAAGAAATAGCCCTTCACCATGTATGCAATAATCAAGGAAAGTTTATTACTATAGATGATCATGCACCACTTCAAAAACAAAAAAAGACAGAAGATATGTACAGGGAAAAAATATCTGAACTTGGGAGTGATGCTAATATGTTTTTTGAAAAAGTAAAACAAGAAAAACCAAAAACGTGGATACAGATTATAAGGGGAGTATTGTCATTAAAAAAGAACTATGAATACAAAACAATAAATAATGCTTGTAAGAGAGCTATAGAGTTCCAGATATATGAATACTCAACTGTTAAAAATATTTGCAAAAATGGACTCTATGATAAAAATAAAGAAAACCTATCAGTAAAAAATGCCGGTGGGCATCATGGAGAATTAAGAAAATATGACGAATTATTTAATAACCAAATAAATGAAAATTGATATGGAAAAATTAAAAACAAAACTCAGACAATTAAAACTTGCAGGAATGGTAAAATCAATTGAAAGCAGAAATAAGTATGCAGTTGAAAATAACATGTCTTATATTGACTTTATTGAACTTTTAATAGAAGATGAATACGTAAATAGAAAAGCAAATTCATTTGGAAAAAGACTCAATAAATCAAAAATAAATACCCAGAAAGGTATAGACGACTTCGATTTTAATTACCAACCTAAGTTAAACAAAAAACAAATTATGGAAATTGCATCATGCAGGTTTATAAACCAAAACAAGAATATTGTGTTTATGGGAAAACCCGGAGTTGGTAAAACTCATCTTGCAAATGCTGTAGGAATCGAAGCCCTTAAGCAAGGATATAAAGTATTGTTCTTACATATCAACGATTTAATTGAAAAACTTAATGCTGCTCGAGCTGATGGTTCAATAAGGCAATTGATGAACAATATTGTAGGAGCTGACTTGCTAATACTTGATGAATTAGGTTTTAAAAAAATACCATCCGAATTTACTGATGGAGTTTTTGAAGTAATAAGAAAAAGATATGAAACCGGATCTATTATAATTACATCAAAT from Chitinophagaceae bacterium encodes:
- a CDS encoding T9SS C-terminal target domain-containing protein — encoded protein: ENYSTVLHLFVNNAQNFAAEVIIHEENDKIYFYENNEFKLLFDYSISIGDTLEYFLPSNAHFFEVGCGGLPSQPDTIYYALIIDIDTLQIADNELLEFHTETVVPEEYDHHSYSLWDLGVFTKYLGSNRGLFGMSVNQCLAGYLGFLRCYEDNTISYLLHEPCDFSTTNISETKNCKEVRIYPNPLKDILNITISEGEKINFQLFNINGKTILDKNLHKTSQIFINQLKPGLYFYSITVNEERKTGKLIKE
- a CDS encoding AAA family ATPase, whose protein sequence is MEKLKTKLRQLKLAGMVKSIESRNKYAVENNMSYIDFIELLIEDEYVNRKANSFGKRLNKSKINTQKGIDDFDFNYQPKLNKKQIMEIASCRFINQNKNIVFMGKPGVGKTHLANAVGIEALKQGYKVLFLHINDLIEKLNAARADGSIRQLMNNIVGADLLILDELGFKKIPSEFTDGVFEVIRKRYETGSIIITSNRNFEDWGNIFGDIVMASAIIDRIVHHAEIIKIDGDSYRTKNYVNSN
- a CDS encoding IS21 family transposase translates to MHGIEMKITVKTLLDKGFSQRAISRELGISRVTVKKYLEEINTTGIKVPKIEKGKKLDKYKESIEEWFQQGLTGILIQEKLLKEKSFKVSYASVSRFLQQFKDPEVYIPLIAKPGEEGQVDFGYLGKFIKDGKTVKVWCFSIVLSHSRYSYHCLVTNQNVESFIRCHIKSFEYFGAVPDTVKIDNLKAGVITPNFYEPTIQVQYADFLNHYNCAPITARIRRGQDKGKAESGVKYVKNNFLKRVEHKDYYQLEKDLLDWTTNICNKRLHGTTKRVPEDVYFTSEKKQMQPLPEKRYELFTIEHRKVNTYGHISYKNNFYSVPYTFIGKKLIIKSNGTLLKIYDDAKEIALHHVCNNQGKFITIDDHAPLQKQKKTEDMYREKISELGSDANMFFEKVKQEKPKTWIQIIRGVLSLKKNYEYKTINNACKRAIEFQIYEYSTVKNICKNGLYDKNKENLSVKNAGGHHGELRKYDELFNNQINEN